One window of the Lytechinus variegatus isolate NC3 chromosome 3, Lvar_3.0, whole genome shotgun sequence genome contains the following:
- the LOC121412117 gene encoding plexin-B2-like codes for MTHGYGLKLATLVLCLLHFTPPIYSAPLYFYLVSSFTPPDANSNLPFNHITINNITRDVYIGAQERLYQLNSDLTLRHTVDTGSCPSPDEDNTNYNRLLVVAPSPEDKLITCGGCDGYCETRSLNNISHDVVRYDSKNEQLVVTTSDAPIVGAVALGADYQGNGVGTADGGLYLFTGISDATIMNPSISKHNIDDLIHGQRVTEPSPFSPHNIFKHLIPSMENIYYLMSRGNSQKSAYLGRLCRNSLDEQLASYTEIEIRCGSHNEIQSGHIGAAGSQLADSFNINSTEDLLYAIFGSDISSALCVYKMSVVEQSFDAAAKGCSQTGDNRGTVNNYLQDSTCNRVSVNVKLKIFKIILTIILVVNVIKGIV; via the coding sequence ATGACTCATGGATATGGTTTGAAGCTGGCGACCTTGGTGCTCTGCCTGCTCCATTTCACTCCACCCATCTACTCAGCCCCACTCTACTTCTACCTGGTATCATCATTTACCCCTCCTGATGCTAACTCCAACCTGCCATTCAACCACATCACCATCAACAACATCACCAGAGACGTCTATATCGGAGCACAGGAGAGACTCTATCAACTCAACTCAGACCTTACTCTCAGACATACCGTTGATACAGGATCATGCCCTTCTCCAGATGAAGATAATACCAACTATAACAGGCTTCTGGTGGTAGCTCCATCACCTGAGGATAAACTGATAACATGTGGTGGATGTGATGGTTACTGTGAAACCAGAAGCTTGAACAATATATCACACGATGTAGTGAGATATGATAGCAAGAATGAGCAGCTTGTGGTGACCACATCAGATGCACccattgttggagcggtagcgTTAGGTGCTGACTATCAAGGCAATGGTGTTGGTACTGCAGATGGTGGATTGTACTTATTTACAGGGATCAGTGATGCAACAATTATGAATCCATCTATCTCAAAGCACAATATTGATGACTTGATTCACGGACAACGGGTAACAGAACCTTCACCCTTTTCCCCacacaatattttcaaacatttgaTTCCTTCCATGGaaaacatttattatttaatGTCTAGGGGAAACAGTCAGAAGAGTGCATACTTGGGGCGACTGTGCCGTAATTCATTAGATGAACAGTTAGCATCCTACACAGAGATAGAAATACGGTGTGGATCTCACAATGAGATCCAGTCAGGTCATATAGGAGCAGCAGGATCCCAGCTAGCTGACTCATTCAATATTAATAGTACTGAAGATCTTTTGTATGCAATATTTGGAAGTGATATTTCATCTGCTCTGTGCGTCTATAAGATGAGTGTTGTAGAGCAGAGTTTTGATGCTGCTGCCAAGGGATGTAGCCAAACAGGAGATAACAGAGGAACGGTGAACAACTATCTTCAAGATAGTACATGTAATAGAGTAAGTGTAAATGTCAAGctgaaaatctttaaaatcattctTACCATAATTCTTGTTGTTAATgttattaaaggtattgtttaa